A single Deinococcus depolymerans DNA region contains:
- a CDS encoding CoA transferase, whose amino-acid sequence MTPSTLPLSGVRIADFTRVLTGPFATMLLGDLGADVIKVEPPGGDDTRAWGPPFQVGEGGRESSYFLSVNRNKRSLTLDLKTPDGLDVARRLIAGSDVLIENFRPGTLDRLGLGWEALSAAHPRLIYASITGFGLDGPYRDRAGYDVVAQGMGGMMSYNGEPGGPPLRVGVAVADVFAGSLVTQAILAALYARERTGRGERVDVNLLESVVALGSSQVGRFLATGEVPAPTGNDHRSIVPYGTFPCADGFVNIAVGNDALWRRFCEALDLTELGADARLITNEGRVTHRADLDARMLPGLARHSRQEVMDRLERAGVPCGPVNDLAEVFADPHVQARGVAVTVPHPTLGETTVTSPPWRFGGEALPVRRAPPTPGQHTAEVLAELGLPGMAGSTPAAPEPASD is encoded by the coding sequence GTGACCCCCTCCACCCTGCCCCTGAGCGGCGTGCGGATCGCGGATTTCACGCGGGTGCTGACCGGGCCGTTCGCCACCATGCTGCTGGGCGACCTGGGCGCGGACGTGATCAAGGTCGAGCCGCCGGGCGGGGACGACACGCGCGCCTGGGGGCCGCCCTTTCAGGTGGGGGAGGGGGGCCGCGAGAGCAGCTACTTCCTGAGCGTGAACCGCAACAAGCGCAGCCTGACCCTGGACCTGAAAACCCCGGACGGGCTGGACGTCGCGCGCCGCCTGATCGCCGGGAGTGACGTGCTGATCGAGAACTTCCGGCCCGGCACGCTGGACCGCCTGGGCCTGGGCTGGGAGGCCCTGAGCGCCGCCCACCCGCGCCTGATCTACGCGAGCATCACGGGTTTCGGGCTGGACGGCCCATACCGGGACCGGGCCGGGTACGACGTCGTGGCGCAGGGCATGGGCGGCATGATGAGTTACAACGGCGAGCCGGGCGGGCCGCCCCTGCGGGTGGGCGTGGCGGTGGCCGACGTGTTCGCGGGGTCGCTGGTCACGCAGGCGATCCTGGCGGCCCTGTACGCCCGCGAACGCACCGGGCGCGGCGAGCGGGTGGACGTGAACCTGCTGGAGAGTGTCGTGGCGCTGGGCAGTTCGCAGGTGGGCCGGTTCCTGGCGACGGGGGAGGTGCCTGCCCCCACCGGGAACGACCACCGGTCCATCGTGCCGTACGGGACGTTTCCCTGCGCGGACGGCTTCGTGAACATCGCCGTGGGGAACGACGCGCTGTGGCGGCGCTTCTGCGAGGCGTTGGACCTGACGGAGCTGGGCGCCGACGCCCGCCTCATCACGAACGAGGGACGCGTGACGCACCGCGCGGACCTGGACGCCCGGATGCTGCCCGGACTGGCCCGCCACTCGCGGCAGGAGGTCATGGACCGCCTGGAACGCGCGGGCGTGCCGTGCGGCCCCGTGAACGACCTGGCCGAGGTGTTCGCGGACCCGCACGTGCAGGCGCGCGGCGTGGCCGTGACCGTCCCGCACCCCACGCTGGGCGAGACGACCGTGACCAGCCCACCCTGGCGGTTTGGTGGCGAGGCCCTGCCGGTGCGCCGCGCGCCGCCCACACCCGGCCAGCACACGGCCGAGGTGCTGGCCGAACTGGGACTGCCAGGGATGGCCGGGTCTACGCCAGCCGCTCCAGAGCCCGCCTCAGATTGA
- a CDS encoding phosphohydrolase: MTLVAAAEAFARPFYDAPERAYHTAAHVQSLIRALGGRGVLTPELELAAWGHDLIYDPRAADNEERSADVFGAWLAAQGAGVDVQAQVRDLILATRHAAPPTTRAEALFVDADLGILGADPDTFDAYDRAIRAEYAHVPDSAYRAGRSAVLRGFLTRERLYLTPEFAALDAPARVNLRRALERLA; this comes from the coding sequence GTGACGCTCGTGGCGGCCGCCGAAGCCTTCGCGCGGCCGTTCTACGACGCGCCGGAGCGTGCCTACCACACCGCCGCGCACGTCCAGTCCCTGATCCGGGCGCTGGGCGGGCGCGGCGTCCTCACACCGGAACTGGAACTGGCGGCGTGGGGGCACGACCTGATCTACGACCCGCGCGCCGCCGACAACGAGGAACGCAGCGCGGACGTGTTCGGCGCGTGGCTGGCCGCACAGGGCGCCGGTGTGGACGTGCAGGCGCAGGTGCGAGACCTGATTCTCGCCACGCGCCACGCCGCGCCCCCGACCACGCGGGCCGAGGCCCTGTTCGTGGACGCCGACCTGGGCATCCTGGGTGCCGACCCCGACACCTTCGACGCCTACGACCGCGCCATCCGCGCCGAGTACGCGCACGTCCCCGACAGCGCCTACCGGGCGGGCCGCTCGGCGGTCCTGCGGGGCTTCCTGACCCGCGAGCGGCTGTACCTCACGCCGGAATTCGCGGCGCTGGACGCCCCGGCACGCGTCAATCTGAGGCGGGCTCTGGAGCGGCTGGCGTAG
- a CDS encoding ROK family protein has product MSNPSIPEPISIGIDVGGTKIASGVLRGDELLDAHVIPTPETGWETVLDAIAGEIRRLQDRHPDARLIGVGIPGPLNADRTRVKFAPNIYGFTDVPLVDGLRDRLAQRVVLENDAKAAALAEAHLGAARGTESSIYVTVSTGIGAGIVLNGRIWRGRHGIAGEIGHITALPGGPVSGAGLDGALEAVASGTAIARDASFALNRDVSTAEAFQLAQQGHPAARRVVAQAMRHIGIALADLQKTIDPEVFVLGGGVASVGDYFFHGVQAAADEYAQGFASVTIRRAQLGTNAGVIGAALAARHG; this is encoded by the coding sequence ATGAGTAACCCCTCCATTCCCGAACCCATCAGCATCGGCATCGACGTGGGCGGCACCAAGATCGCCAGCGGCGTCCTGCGCGGCGACGAACTGCTCGACGCGCACGTGATCCCCACCCCGGAAACCGGCTGGGAAACCGTGCTGGACGCCATCGCCGGCGAGATCCGCCGCCTGCAGGACCGCCACCCGGACGCCCGCCTGATCGGCGTGGGCATTCCAGGCCCGCTGAACGCCGACCGGACCCGCGTGAAGTTCGCGCCGAACATCTACGGCTTCACCGACGTGCCGCTGGTCGACGGCCTGCGTGACCGCCTCGCGCAGCGCGTGGTGCTGGAGAACGACGCCAAGGCCGCCGCGCTGGCCGAGGCGCACCTGGGCGCGGCGCGCGGCACCGAGAGCAGCATCTACGTGACGGTCAGCACCGGCATCGGCGCGGGCATCGTCCTGAACGGCCGCATCTGGCGTGGACGGCACGGCATCGCCGGCGAGATCGGGCACATCACGGCGCTGCCCGGCGGCCCGGTCAGCGGCGCGGGCCTGGACGGCGCGCTCGAGGCGGTCGCCAGCGGCACCGCCATCGCCCGGGACGCCAGTTTCGCCCTGAACCGCGACGTGAGCACCGCCGAGGCCTTCCAGCTGGCGCAGCAGGGCCACCCGGCCGCGCGGCGCGTGGTCGCGCAGGCCATGCGGCACATCGGCATCGCGCTGGCCGACCTGCAGAAGACCATCGACCCGGAAGTGTTCGTGCTGGGCGGCGGGGTCGCCAGCGTCGGGGATTACTTCTTCCACGGCGTGCAGGCCGCCGCCGACGAGTACGCGCAGGGCTTCGCGTCCGTCACGATCCGCCGCGCGCAGCTGGGCACGAACGCCGGCGTGATCGGCGCGGCCCTCGCGGCCCGGCACGGCTGA
- a CDS encoding thioesterase family protein, whose translation MTGSSETSGGVAVGNGGRIPALNWQDAHRTVIQLRYGDLDAMGHVNNARYAEFLEVARMDMSRALDLRDADDRSVLARLELDYVREIRLGQEVVIETLIERVGRTSWTGVARILADGVPCAFARSVQVSVDAGGVPAVIPASFAARVARVTVRAAGPA comes from the coding sequence ATGACGGGTTCATCTGAGACGAGTGGCGGCGTGGCCGTGGGCAACGGGGGGCGCATTCCGGCCCTGAACTGGCAGGACGCGCACCGCACGGTGATTCAGCTGCGTTACGGCGACCTGGACGCCATGGGGCACGTGAACAACGCCCGGTACGCCGAGTTCCTGGAGGTGGCGCGCATGGACATGTCCCGCGCGCTGGACCTGCGCGACGCGGATGACCGTTCGGTGCTGGCGCGGCTGGAACTGGATTACGTGCGCGAGATCCGCCTGGGCCAGGAGGTCGTGATCGAGACGCTGATCGAGCGGGTGGGCCGGACCAGCTGGACGGGCGTGGCCCGCATCCTGGCGGACGGCGTGCCGTGTGCGTTCGCGCGGTCCGTGCAGGTGAGCGTGGATGCGGGCGGGGTGCCGGCGGTCATTCCGGCGTCGTTCGCGGCGCGCGTGGCGCGGGTCACGGTGCGCGCGGCGGGACCGGCGTGA
- a CDS encoding cell division protein FtsB translates to MTDVPPPPVPPARATWWQRLQRLPLTMMIASLLAGLGIVQLTFQLGNSVYRTLTWSEETRQTLTRVATLERDVQILQDAVKASRDPSYLRALARCRGFVGKNERVIVASDAPETPPGENCKALRVP, encoded by the coding sequence GTGACCGACGTGCCGCCCCCCCCAGTCCCACCGGCGCGGGCGACGTGGTGGCAGCGCCTGCAACGCCTGCCGCTGACCATGATGATCGCCAGCCTGCTGGCCGGCCTGGGCATCGTGCAACTGACCTTCCAGCTGGGCAACTCGGTGTACCGCACCCTGACCTGGAGCGAGGAGACCCGTCAGACCCTGACCCGCGTCGCCACGCTGGAACGCGACGTGCAGATCCTCCAGGACGCCGTGAAAGCCAGCCGGGACCCCAGTTACCTGCGTGCCCTGGCCCGCTGCCGCGGGTTCGTCGGCAAGAACGAGCGGGTGATCGTCGCCAGTGACGCCCCGGAAACCCCGCCCGGCGAGAACTGCAAGGCCCTGCGCGTTCCTTAG
- a CDS encoding thymidine phosphorylase, producing the protein MTAQNLNAVNIPDLIRKKRDGETHTRAELETLVLGYTRGEVPDYQMSAWLMAVFLRGMAEQETADLTMVMAESGDLMNLGDLPRTVDKHSTGGVGDKTSLILTPMLAALGQTVAKMSGRGLAHTGGTIDKLESIPGWTSELDEDRFIAQAREIGLALVGQSKDLAPADGKLYALRDVTATVDCLPLIASSIMSKKLASGAHTVVLDVKVGAGAFMRTLDAGRGLARAMVDIGNRAGRQVRAVLTDMDTPLGHMAGNSLEVLEALATLRGEGPTDLTELCVALAVEALAAQGEDEASAAARARATLTDGSALAKFRAFVAAQGGDATYVDDVSNFDVAPGRADVTAPQAGFVTGIDALSVGRAVLALGGGRERKGEAIDHGVGVELLRKPGEAVQAGEAVLRIYHRDGRGLEVATRLLTEGLTLGAQAPAPEPLILDRVF; encoded by the coding sequence ATGACCGCCCAGAACCTGAATGCCGTGAACATTCCCGACCTGATCCGCAAGAAACGCGACGGCGAGACCCACACCCGCGCCGAACTGGAGACCCTGGTGCTGGGCTACACGCGCGGCGAGGTGCCCGACTACCAGATGAGCGCGTGGCTGATGGCCGTGTTCCTGCGCGGCATGGCCGAACAGGAGACCGCCGACCTGACCATGGTCATGGCCGAGAGCGGCGACCTGATGAACCTCGGGGACCTGCCCCGCACCGTCGACAAGCACTCCACGGGCGGCGTGGGCGACAAGACCAGCCTGATCCTGACGCCCATGCTGGCCGCGCTGGGCCAGACGGTCGCCAAGATGAGCGGGCGCGGCCTCGCCCACACCGGCGGCACCATCGACAAGCTGGAGAGCATTCCCGGCTGGACCAGCGAACTCGACGAGGACCGCTTCATCGCGCAGGCCCGCGAGATCGGCCTGGCGCTCGTCGGGCAGAGCAAGGACCTCGCCCCGGCCGACGGGAAGCTGTACGCGCTGCGTGACGTGACCGCCACCGTGGACTGCCTGCCGCTGATCGCCAGTTCCATCATGAGCAAGAAACTCGCGTCCGGCGCGCACACGGTCGTGCTGGACGTGAAGGTGGGCGCCGGGGCGTTCATGCGCACCCTGGACGCCGGGCGCGGCCTGGCCCGCGCGATGGTGGACATCGGCAACCGCGCCGGACGGCAGGTGCGCGCCGTCCTGACCGACATGGACACCCCGCTGGGCCACATGGCCGGCAACAGCCTGGAGGTCCTCGAAGCCCTGGCGACCCTGCGCGGCGAGGGTCCCACCGACCTGACCGAACTGTGCGTGGCGCTGGCCGTGGAGGCGCTGGCCGCCCAGGGCGAGGACGAGGCTTCGGCCGCCGCCCGCGCCCGCGCCACCCTGACGGACGGCAGCGCCCTGGCGAAGTTCCGGGCGTTCGTGGCCGCGCAGGGCGGCGACGCCACCTACGTGGACGACGTCAGCAACTTCGACGTGGCGCCGGGCCGCGCGGACGTCACGGCGCCGCAGGCGGGCTTCGTGACGGGCATCGACGCGCTGAGCGTGGGCCGCGCCGTGCTGGCCCTCGGCGGCGGCCGCGAACGCAAGGGCGAGGCCATCGATCACGGCGTGGGCGTGGAACTGCTGCGCAAACCCGGCGAGGCGGTGCAGGCGGGCGAGGCCGTGCTGCGCATCTACCACAGGGACGGGCGCGGCCTGGAGGTCGCCACGCGCCTCCTCACGGAGGGGCTGACCCTGGGCGCCCAGGCCCCCGCGCCGGAGCCGCTGATCCTCGACCGCGTGTTTTAA
- a CDS encoding (4Fe-4S)-binding protein produces the protein MTPTNEDLAQGKAYTGPGITVYYDARRCLHVASCVRGLPGVFDPKARPWIQPASAAAEAVAAVVRTCPTGALHYVMGQEAEMPAEPTTVTPTPDGPLMIRGNLVIDTPQGEQREVRAALCRCGQSGNKPYCDGTHAKVGWKSAADPAERGGEGQNSVRRT, from the coding sequence ATGACCCCCACCAACGAGGACCTCGCGCAGGGGAAGGCGTACACGGGCCCCGGCATCACGGTGTACTACGACGCGCGGCGCTGCCTGCACGTCGCCAGCTGCGTGCGCGGCCTGCCCGGCGTGTTCGACCCGAAGGCCCGCCCGTGGATCCAGCCTGCCAGCGCCGCGGCCGAGGCGGTCGCGGCGGTCGTCCGCACCTGCCCCACCGGGGCGCTGCACTACGTCATGGGACAGGAGGCCGAGATGCCCGCAGAACCCACCACCGTCACCCCCACGCCCGACGGTCCGCTGATGATCCGCGGCAACCTCGTGATCGACACGCCGCAGGGTGAGCAGCGCGAGGTCCGCGCCGCCCTGTGCCGCTGCGGACAGAGCGGGAACAAACCCTACTGCGACGGCACGCACGCCAAGGTCGGATGGAAAAGCGCGGCCGATCCCGCGGAACGGGGCGGAGAGGGACAGAATTCCGTCCGGCGGACGTAA
- a CDS encoding YafY family protein — MYDPSMRVLTVLELLQAHEEVSGADLARRLEVSPRTVQRYVARLQDLGIPVEGRRGVGGAYRLKAGFRLPPLMFTPEEALAAALGLRTLRHLGLHALAPAAEAASAKLSRSLPHALRADMLALEGSVQFDTGPWVAPTDAQLLAGLLRAVRDACTVTFTYAAPEAPETRRDADVHRVVHLEGRWYAVAHCHLRGARRSFRLDRMSALTVQDRHFTPEPDFDAAAYLRSTLRAPTPTHAISVWLDCPPEALRGRVSTWGTDLRPDAHGTRLTTTREGLTGFAAFLLGLDCDFRVDSPPELRGEFARLAARCAAHTPPAQPDPAYTGA, encoded by the coding sequence ATGTACGACCCGAGCATGCGGGTACTGACCGTCCTGGAACTCCTGCAGGCCCACGAGGAGGTCAGCGGCGCCGACCTGGCCCGCCGCCTGGAAGTCAGCCCGCGCACCGTGCAGCGCTACGTCGCCCGCCTCCAGGACCTGGGCATTCCGGTCGAGGGCCGCCGGGGCGTGGGCGGCGCGTACCGCCTGAAGGCGGGCTTCCGCCTGCCCCCGCTGATGTTCACGCCCGAGGAGGCGCTGGCCGCCGCCCTGGGCCTGCGCACCCTGCGGCACCTGGGCCTGCACGCCCTGGCACCCGCCGCCGAGGCCGCCAGCGCCAAGCTGTCGCGCAGCCTCCCCCACGCCCTGCGCGCCGACATGCTGGCCCTGGAGGGCAGCGTGCAGTTCGACACCGGCCCCTGGGTGGCGCCCACCGACGCCCAGCTGCTCGCGGGGCTGCTGCGCGCCGTGCGGGACGCCTGCACCGTCACCTTCACGTACGCCGCCCCCGAGGCCCCCGAGACGCGCCGCGACGCGGACGTACACCGTGTCGTGCATCTGGAGGGCCGCTGGTACGCCGTCGCGCACTGCCACCTGCGCGGGGCGCGCCGCTCGTTCCGGCTGGACCGCATGAGCGCCCTGACCGTGCAGGACCGTCACTTCACGCCCGAGCCCGACTTCGACGCGGCCGCGTACCTGCGGTCCACGCTGCGCGCCCCGACACCCACCCACGCGATCAGCGTGTGGCTCGACTGCCCGCCGGAAGCCCTGCGCGGCCGGGTGTCCACCTGGGGAACCGACCTGCGCCCCGACGCCCACGGCACCCGCCTGACCACCACCCGCGAGGGCCTGACGGGGTTCGCGGCGTTCCTGCTGGGCCTGGACTGCGACTTCCGCGTGGACAGCCCCCCGGAACTGCGCGGCGAGTTCGCCCGGCTGGCCGCACGCTGCGCCGCGCACACCCCCCCGGCCCAGCCTGACCCTGCGTACACTGGGGCATGA
- a CDS encoding DinB family protein produces the protein MTAPAAVSAAVLSPALSIPDFITHWQGHRVLTRRVIEAFPEDQLFSFCLGGLRPFGAQATEIHLVDAMTVTALRGGGWPEPDWTTGPTDRASLLTAWDAVSADLADHGPHTDPAFFTQLHALPWGEMPGWVAAIYAVDNGLHHRAQGYVYLRALGIEPPAFYER, from the coding sequence ATGACCGCACCCGCTGCCGTGTCCGCCGCTGTCCTGTCGCCCGCGCTGTCCATCCCCGACTTCATCACGCACTGGCAGGGCCACCGCGTCCTGACCCGCCGCGTCATCGAGGCCTTCCCCGAAGACCAGCTGTTCAGCTTCTGCCTCGGCGGCCTGCGGCCCTTCGGCGCGCAGGCCACCGAGATCCACCTCGTGGACGCCATGACCGTCACCGCCCTGCGCGGCGGCGGGTGGCCCGAACCCGACTGGACGACCGGCCCCACCGACCGCGCCAGCCTGCTGACCGCCTGGGACGCCGTGAGCGCCGACCTCGCCGACCACGGCCCGCACACCGACCCCGCCTTCTTCACCCAGCTGCACGCGCTGCCGTGGGGCGAGATGCCCGGCTGGGTCGCCGCGATCTACGCCGTGGACAACGGCCTGCACCACCGCGCCCAGGGCTACGTCTACCTGCGCGCCCTCGGCATTGAGCCCCCCGCCTTCTACGAGCGGTGA
- a CDS encoding DinB family protein, with the protein MTDLTLLLEAFRRNARVNDTLIAALTPGEFALTDGHGGWTVERHLRHMARFRVGWLWNISRDHATPLLNPDELDADGDPQWRWASAPATHLPEALAAGDAAALAAVEAHRASGEPFADPWNEGTYRSDPAHFLMHTIVHDSHHRGQVLSLLRQGGRTPEQMDALDGHWAIWRG; encoded by the coding sequence ATGACCGACCTGACCCTGCTGCTCGAAGCCTTCCGCCGCAACGCCCGCGTGAACGACACCCTGATCGCCGCCCTGACGCCCGGGGAGTTCGCCCTGACCGACGGCCATGGCGGGTGGACCGTCGAGCGGCACCTGCGGCACATGGCGCGCTTCCGCGTGGGCTGGCTGTGGAACATCAGCCGTGACCACGCCACGCCGCTGCTGAACCCGGACGAACTGGACGCCGACGGCGACCCGCAGTGGCGCTGGGCCAGCGCCCCCGCCACCCACCTGCCCGAAGCGCTGGCCGCCGGGGACGCCGCCGCCCTTGCCGCCGTGGAGGCGCACCGCGCGTCCGGCGAGCCCTTCGCGGACCCCTGGAACGAGGGCACGTACCGCAGCGACCCGGCGCACTTCCTGATGCATACCATCGTGCACGACAGCCACCACCGCGGGCAGGTCCTGAGCCTGCTGCGTCAGGGAGGCCGCACGCCCGAGCAGATGGACGCGCTGGACGGCCACTGGGCGATCTGGCGCGGGTAG
- the ftsH gene encoding ATP-dependent zinc metalloprotease FtsH, with the protein MKRLNPWLIVLFVLALFLMFSQAPISGRTSVNYNEFKALLEQDKVAQVIVRESTATVTLKEATPIPLPTPAGQPPRTTTTSSFSVRLPSSVATPDSGLIEQLDQRNVDLRFEQPSQWLGILLNFLPIILLFGMMYFFFMRAQGGQNGVMQFGQSRAKKYGKENRVQTKFTDVAGHEEAKKELIEVVDFLKNPGKYHQIGAEIPKGVLLVGPPGTGKTLLARAIAGEADVPFFSVSASEFMEMFVGVGASRVRTLFEDARKSAPAIMFIDEIDSIGRKRGAGIGGGHDEREQTLNQILSEMDGFDKASSVIVLGATNRPDVLDPALLRPGRFDRQVTIDLPNLKEREAILKVHLRNKPIGSGVDVNEIAKSTPYFSGADLKNVTNEAALEAARLSKTVIDMSDFYRALDKITLGLENGSLTISDAEKRAIAFHEAGHAVTAAVIPGSDKLQKVSIIPRGRALGAAFYLPEEQVLMSKERLENQLIVALGGRAAEEVFMGSVTSGAADDFRKATNIARKMVLEWGMGENFKNMALTTDSGPVFLGEDMAKPKAFSEHTSQLVDEDVKRILTRAFERSREIVQQYSAAMHEVAEALLSQELITGDVVREAVARVNGQAVSPELAKVPPA; encoded by the coding sequence TTGAAACGGCTCAATCCCTGGCTGATCGTTCTGTTCGTACTGGCCCTGTTCCTCATGTTCTCGCAGGCGCCCATCAGCGGCAGGACCAGCGTGAACTACAACGAATTCAAAGCGCTGCTGGAGCAGGACAAGGTCGCCCAGGTGATCGTGCGCGAGAGCACCGCGACCGTCACCCTCAAGGAAGCCACGCCGATCCCCCTGCCCACGCCGGCCGGCCAGCCTCCCCGCACCACCACCACCAGTTCCTTCTCGGTGCGGCTGCCCAGCAGCGTCGCCACCCCCGACAGCGGCCTGATCGAGCAGCTGGACCAGCGGAACGTGGACCTGCGCTTCGAGCAGCCCAGCCAGTGGCTGGGGATCCTGCTGAACTTCCTGCCGATCATCCTGCTGTTCGGGATGATGTACTTCTTCTTCATGCGTGCCCAGGGCGGCCAGAACGGCGTCATGCAGTTCGGCCAGAGCCGCGCCAAGAAGTACGGCAAGGAAAACCGCGTGCAGACCAAGTTCACGGACGTGGCCGGTCACGAGGAAGCCAAGAAGGAACTGATCGAGGTCGTGGACTTCCTGAAGAACCCCGGCAAGTACCACCAGATCGGCGCGGAAATCCCCAAGGGCGTGCTGCTCGTCGGCCCTCCCGGCACCGGTAAGACCCTGCTGGCCCGCGCGATTGCCGGCGAGGCCGACGTGCCGTTCTTCTCGGTCAGCGCCAGCGAGTTCATGGAGATGTTCGTGGGCGTCGGCGCCAGCCGCGTGCGCACCCTCTTCGAGGACGCCCGCAAGAGCGCGCCGGCGATCATGTTCATCGACGAGATCGACTCCATCGGCCGCAAGCGCGGGGCGGGCATCGGCGGCGGTCACGACGAGCGCGAACAGACCCTCAACCAGATCCTCTCGGAGATGGACGGGTTCGATAAGGCCAGCTCCGTGATCGTGCTGGGCGCCACCAACCGCCCGGACGTGCTGGACCCCGCGCTGCTGCGCCCCGGCCGTTTCGACCGTCAGGTCACCATCGACCTGCCGAACCTCAAGGAGCGCGAGGCGATCCTGAAGGTCCACCTGCGCAACAAGCCCATCGGCAGCGGCGTGGACGTGAACGAGATCGCCAAGAGCACGCCGTACTTCAGCGGCGCGGACCTGAAGAACGTCACCAACGAGGCCGCGCTGGAAGCCGCGCGGCTGAGCAAGACCGTGATCGACATGAGCGACTTCTACCGCGCGCTCGACAAGATCACGCTGGGCCTCGAGAACGGCAGCCTGACCATCAGCGACGCCGAGAAACGCGCCATCGCCTTCCACGAGGCCGGGCACGCCGTGACGGCCGCCGTGATCCCCGGCAGCGACAAGCTCCAGAAGGTCAGCATCATTCCGCGTGGCCGGGCGCTGGGCGCGGCGTTCTACCTGCCCGAAGAGCAGGTGCTGATGAGCAAGGAACGCCTGGAGAACCAGCTGATCGTGGCGCTGGGTGGCCGCGCCGCCGAGGAGGTCTTCATGGGCAGCGTGACCAGCGGCGCGGCCGACGACTTCCGCAAGGCGACGAACATCGCCCGCAAGATGGTGCTGGAGTGGGGCATGGGCGAGAACTTCAAGAACATGGCCCTCACCACCGACAGCGGCCCCGTCTTCCTGGGCGAGGACATGGCCAAACCCAAGGCGTTCAGCGAGCACACCAGCCAGCTGGTCGACGAGGACGTCAAGCGCATCCTGACCCGCGCCTTCGAACGCTCGCGCGAGATCGTCCAGCAGTACAGCGCCGCCATGCACGAGGTCGCCGAGGCGCTGCTGTCCCAGGAACTGATCACCGGTGACGTGGTCCGCGAGGCGGTCGCCCGCGTGAACGGTCAGGCGGTCAGTCCCGAGCTGGCCAAGGTGCCGCCCGCCTGA